The stretch of DNA AAACATCCATTTCTCGACAAAACGAAGACAAACATGGAAAAGCTATACCGAAGTATGGACATTTATTTGACCAACCAAAAGCCTCCAGGTGGTCGTCCTCTCTTCTCTCTCGGCACATGCATGCCCCCCTCTCCTCCCAACTGGATACCACACCATAAATAGCCCACCACATGCATCGTCCTCACATATGTTTCTCCTTCCACCGGATACTTTGTGATTAGATTGGATGGCTCACTTCGACATCATGTTCACGAACCATGTTCGAACATAAAAACAGACATATACTGGAGATTTTTGCGGGTCGGCGTTGAAGATACCCTTAGAATCCACCACATCCGACATTCAGCGTGCCATCATGATCTGGGGAAATACTGAGGCCCATTTTTCTCATACCATTTTTTGGTGCTTTTTTTTTTGGGTTTCCTGCGGTCGACGGGAGACGACAAAAGGAGAGACGTACTGCATATGATGGGTCCGGGTGCTTTACTGCAGGGGAGTGCATGCAATGGACTCGGCTGGGATCTAGGTGAGCTCTCAGCTGGCCTGTCCCCTCGGCCACTTTGCCCACCACCTTGCTTGCTGCTCGGCTATCAAATTTAGGCCCACACACTTGCTTGCTCACCGGGCCGGGCAAGGACAAAACTCCTAGACGCCGCCGGCAATTCCAAGTCTCCAACCCATGGAAAAATCAAGGGCGGTTTTGTCCATCTATGTTTTCTGAAAATCCCATACATATATTTTTCCGAACAAAATTGGATGTGCTCATTATCTACTGTTCCGTCATCTAGAAAAGAACTTCGCCGTGCAAACACTCTTCCAGCACTTCACAACCTCTTAAAACACTCTGCATTCACATGAGCCACAGGTTTTTTGTTCAGATAAAGATAGAGAAAAATGTATGATGGTGCTTTTTCATAGGTTATTTATAACATATCAAACTTTATTAATAAAGGGTATGCACGGAGACGTAAGGTCGTCTGGTCATGCATATACAACCAAAGAATTTAGTAGACTTTTTTGGTGCTCACAATCCTCGGCGCATCTCTTTGAGTCTCTCTTTCTAAGAACCTTCTTCTCTCTCACTCACCTTATAATTAGTTAATTGAGTTAGTTGACCTATCTCCACTTCGTTAAGTCGTCAAACCCAATACTAGTATATAGTTTCTAAAACAAAGCAAAAGATTTGCCATTTTCATTGATTAAGAAGAAGGAGAATTGCCCGGTTAATTAACGGAAAACCGAACTAAAACCGCCACAATCCAGCCCACAAAATGGGCACCACCGGCCAACCTGGGCACCGACATGGAACACAGAGCTGCAGGACAGCTACACAAGCCACGATGGCACATGCCAACAGATGGCCACACACACAAATAACCGACAGCTCCGACTTTGACGACGAGCATCACGAGGGAAATATGCAGGATTTGCGCCGATTGTGCTCACCGCAAACGACCACCGAGTGCCTGTCATCGTTGCCGCCTGGACTCGCTCAACCGCACCTCCGACTTCAAAACAACCAGGCAACCCACGGAAGAGCACCTCGGACACGCCGGGAAGATCCGACTACCAAAGCCCGAGCCGCGACCGAAGCTCCTCTCGACGCCGTCATCGTTGCCATACAGAAATCAGTGCCCCCGAAACAGCCTCCTCAGCAAACCACGCGGCGAAGATACCGCCAACCACCACGGCGAAGATGCCGTCAACCACTGGTCTCTAGTTGTAGCCGGCTCCAAGACGATGCCCCCAAGGAGGAAGAAGATGTGAAGGCGCCTTCATCGCCTGATCCCGCGGATCAGAGGTTTCCCTCCAGAGCCAAGGCCACGGGAAGAGGGGAGAGGCAGCACACTGCAGCGAAGCTTCCAAGAAAGAGAGCGGCGCCCGCGGGCGTCGCCACCGCCGCATCCGGCAAAGGCCGGAGATAGGATTTCTTCCCCGGTGAAGCTCGTCCACCAACTGCCCGAACCGGCCGGCCACAAACTGCCGCCCACCAGACCTCGTAGAGCACCGAGGCACGCCGTCTGACTCCAACTGGCCACGGGATCCCCCGATCCGCCACGTCCAGGCACGCACCGTCCCCCTGGCCGAAGCCGCCACCACAAAATCCAGGGTTGCCGCCCCGGCAACCGCATCCATAGCCAGCAGATCTGGCACCCACCTTGAGCTGCATTGCCACGAAATCGCAGATCCTCGATGCAACACCAGAACCGGGGGGAGGGCTGCCACCCCGTCCCGAATCCTCCTGGACGAGCTGCCGAGTCAAACCCGAAACGCAGCCCGCACCATAGCCGCACTGCCTAGCCACACCTCAGCCGCCAGCCGGAGAACCCAGCAAGCACAGCTGCCCACCGCCGTGGGAGAGCCGGATCCGGCCGCACTCAGCCAGATCTGGCGAGCCGCCGTCGATGGATCGCCGAGAGGGCCGCCAGATGCCGGCTCGGAGCTGAACGCGAGGAGGACGCTCCAGGCACCGGAGAAGAAGGGGGCGCCACCCAACCCTGCCTAGCCGGAGAGGAGCGCCGGCGCAAGCCTGCCGGCCACGCGCATCCATGCAGCGCGAAGGGGGCCGAGCCTCCCCGCCGAGAGCCGCCAGGCGAGAAgagcgcctccgccgccgccgtccgccacgcGGGCTTAGACCGGCGGCAtcctccggcgacggcggcggagagggGAGGGACGAGGAAGGTGACCGGCGGCTCGGGATTGGATTCCGCCCGTGTCGCCAGAGCGGCGACGCGGGGGACAGGGCGAAGCGTTAAGTTCAGTGCATGCAAAAAGTTATCATACCCAATACTAGTATTGGCCACAAGAACATAAAGCTTCCCTTACTTTTTGAGAAATTAAATATGCTTCCTTTTGTCTTGGTAACATTTGCACACAATTTTTGGCTCCATGAGTAGAAGTTTTTGCAACTTAGTCCATCACTTGCTTGTGAAATTGCAAACAATAGTTGCCTAAAAAAAACTGACAATCAAACTCAAGAAAAAGGGTGACGTTACATGCATACCTATTCCTTGATGACGACACAATCCTTGACTTTCTTCATACACGTGCACATCAAATGAGATAGCATATGTGTGGAAAAAACAGTTTGTATCGTTGCAAAGACCGTTTTAGCATCTAATTATATTGTGTAGACAAATCATATGTGTGGAAAAGGAACAACTATCAAATAAAATAATTAGTAAAGCTCTAAGACCGATTTACCAAACAGACGACGTGTGCAAACCAACTTGTGGTTGGAGGGTTAGGAGGATAATAGTGTCCACAACCCACCAGAATTCAAGTCCTATACTTGACATTGGTGCTCGCATTTTCTTGGATTTATTTCAGACTTTCCAGCGATGTTCGTTCAATGGGAGTAGACATTTCCGTCAACTACGAGACGCCTATGACGACTTTGTCAATCTCAAGATGCTATGCCAGCacagtctctcgaaggtgctcataagGCTGGGGTGTaagtgtgtgcgttcatagggatgagtgcGTGTGTttatagggatgagtgtatgtgAGTGACTTCGATTGTACCCTGTAAAAAAAACAGACGGTGCGCCATGACTCCAAATTAAGGCTATCCCATTACAGAAAAAGTATCCCTCAGTTAACAAGAGTTTTGGCTTTTACAACAATTCATTTAGTTTTGTGATTAAAACTCCAACCAAGATTCACACTCCCTTTGCAACCACCAATATTTTTCAGAGTTGGATTAGGCTCAGTTAATCCTTATGTACTGGTATATACATAATCCCTAGCCAACCGAGAGGATCATGTCCAACATTGGAAAAATCCAAATTAAAAAGGGCTGAATGGGTTGACCAGATAATAGAATTTATGTTCTTATCTTAATTGTCCAAACATAAATGTACACGTGAAAAGCTGACTCACGCTAATGAAATATTCTACAAAGTAGATTTAGTTCTAGTTTTTGGTTACATGCCATAATGTTTGTAGTCGGATCCTGCCACGAGGCAGATCCTTTTTTAATGGCCTGGGATTTCCTTTTTCTTTGTAAGGTGTTCTTTTCAGCATTGATGCTTTTCTTTGCTTGGCGGCACGATAAACTCAAGCAAGTAAACTTATTTTATTTATATAGTAACTTCAAAAATTGTGAATGCTAGAACAATAACCATATTACAAGAACTAAATTAGCCCGTTGATGACATGTGGTATTGATTTGATTTAAGAAGATTCAATAGTGTTTGATTCGTCGATGGTATATAGTATGAATATGACGGTGTGAATAAAGCATGTCCTTTCTAGATCATGAAGATCAACAAAAGGTCCTAGTAAGAAAGTACAAAGTACATGAGAAACAAGAAGAAAGGAAATATGAGAAAACCAATATGTGTTTACTAAAACAGATGATGTTTAGGTTTTCCACATTCTCGAATGAGCGACTTTGACCAAAAATATGCATACGAATATGCACATAAATAATTAGAAAAGACTAGCAAACTATTATTTTGGATTGGTAGACATTTTCTTTTAGGTTGCACAGAAGTATTATTGTGAGAAATCAATGATACAATTGTAGCTAAGGAATTCAAATAGTATAGTTTTTTTAGGTTTTTGTTGTCAATGATAAAGAACTTGACTACACATTATTTTGGGAATAGAGCCAGTGTATTAATTATGCATGGTACTCCCTCTATTTTATTTAGTTCACGTATTAGTTTtagtcaaagtcaagctttgtaaatTTTGATAAAATTTGTaaacaaaaatattaacatatacaataacaaatcaatactATTAGATCTATTATCGGATGTATCATATAGGTTTGTTATAGTAAATATTTGtacttttttctataaacttggtcaaactttacgaagtttgacttcagtcaactctaatatgcagagtaaataaaaatggagtaATTTTAACACAGTACATACCATAAGTATATTGTTCATGCATATCTTCTAGACAATATGGATTTATTTTTTTTACACTAAGCCAGTTTTACTCATTCATGTGGGTTATGGATAGCCACCATATTGTACTACATGCATCAAGAACATTTTACCATAAATTAACCAATACATCAACATCCAAGTTGCTAAATAAAATAGTATCTAGCTCCCATGCTTTTTCTACACAGCAGAAAACCACATGTAATATGGAGCTTTGGGAGGGTGCAAAAATTAAAATCTCCACCATCACGTCAAATTAACCAAAAACTGAAGATGCCCGGAAATATTACTCCACTTCCACACATATCGTGTACACATGTAGATGCATCCCCACAATATCTACTATATACACCAACACATGTGTACACACCCCACAACAACCACCTTCATCGTCGTCCAGCCCTAGCTAGAACAGCACTCATCTTAACCTGTATAAACACACAACTCCAAGAACACACGCCAAGAAACCAAAGAAAAGCAAGCAGCCATGGGGGTGGAAATCCTGAGCTCCACGGTGGAGCACTCCTCCCAGTACTCTTCCAGCGCGTCCACGGCCACGACGGAGTCAGGCGCCGCCGGAAGATCGCCGATGGCTCTGAGCCTGCCAGTCGTCATCGCCGACGAGTCCGTGACCTCGCGGTCGACATCGGCACAGTTGGCGTCGTCGCGGTTCAAGGGCGTGGTGCCGCAGCCCAACGGGCGGTGGGGCGCCCAGATCTACGAGCGCCACGCTCGCGTCTGGCTCGGCACGTTCCCGGACCAGGACTTGGCGGCGCGCGCCTACGACGTAGCCGCGCTCAGGTACCGCGGCCGCGATGCCGCCACCAACTTCCCGTGCGCGGCCGCGGAGGCGGAGCTCGCCTTCCTGGCAGCGCACTCCAAGGCCGAGATCGTCGACATGCTCCGGAAGCACACCTACGCTGACGAGCTCCGCCAGGGTCTGAGACGCGGCCGCGGCATGGGGGTCCGCGCGCAGCCGACGCCGTCGTGGGCGCGGGAGCCCCTCTTCGAGAAGGCCGTGACCCCAAGCGATGTCGGCAAGCTCAATCGGCTCGTGGTACCGAAGCAACACGCCGAGAAGCACTTCCCCCTGAAGCGCACCCCGGAGACGACGACCACCACCGGCAACGGCGTGCTGCTCAACTTTGAGGACGGTGAGGGGAAGGTGTGGAGGTTCCGGTACTCGTATTGGAACAGCAGCCAGAGCTACGTGCTCACAAAGGGCTGGAGTCGCTTCGTCCGTGAGAAGGACCTCGCTGCCGGCGACTCCATCATGTTCTCGTGCTCCGCGTACGGGCAGGAGAAGCAGTTCTTCATCGACTGCAAGAAGAACACGACCGTAGACGGCGGCAAATCTGCGTCGCCGCTGCCGGTGGTGGAGACTGCCAAAGGAGAACAAATACGCGTCGTCAGGCTGTTCGGTGTCGACATCGCCGGAGTAAAGAGGGGGCGAGCGGCGACGGCGGAGCAAGGCCCGCCGGAGTTATTCCAGAGGCAATGCGTGACACACGGTCGGCACTCTCCTGCCTAGGTTCCTTCGTCTTATAGCATCTGCACATACACCTATATGTTTATACTTTTCCTCCCTTTTCTTCTTGTTGTTAAATGATATATGTTGATCCTGTTCATGAATTAGATAAATTCTCTGTAGAACTCAATTTCAAGTCGGATTGCAAAATGAGTTGTAATATGTAATTATGTGTGTGTGCACAAGTAGGAATTCTAGCTAGAGAGGTCATAATAACCCGACGATGTTTGTTGCACATCTATGTATGTACTATCATTTTGGCACATCAAAAAGTTCCATTCTGCCATCTCATCAAGAGATGTGTTTGTATGTTCCAATGAAAATTTGTTCACTGCTTAATATATTGGCAATATTGATTTTGCTACACCAATTGATATCTGCTGAGCCACTATATAAGCAAGCAGTTAGAAATGTTTACTAAACCGGTTTTTTGCAACATGCATGCAGGGAAAAAAAATTGGGCGCTGAATTGCTTGCTGGCCTTGGATTGTGTTACAATCGATTCATTAGTTCAGTTGTATGCATAGCTTAGTCATTGCCATCTTCAATTGCACCCATTTTGGGCATATATTGCTTTATCCTGCTTGAGTTTATCATAAATTCGAGAAGTCATCTTGTGTGGATCTCTATTGGCTATAATTGAAAATATACATGGCTCACCCGTTGTTTGCTTCAACTTTATCATTCTTAGACTTTGCATTTCATATACCCAAAAGGAGTGCATCTCTACTACTATACTAGATCAATTTTTGAACGTGGAGTACCCCTCCACCGAGTTGTACAAGCAAAGCCGTTAACCGTTGATTTTGTTACACAGGGTGGATCTCCACTGTCTATCAATACCAAACTCAATTGATCCAGCGGCTGATGTTTCTTCAATTCGCGTTGTACGGGTACATGCCAAAACACTGCCAATCTGGATCTTTCTAGACTTGTCACGGACGCGCTGCTCGCCTGCACCCTAGCGGTCTGCTGCAGTGGAGAATTAAATATTCCATCAACGAGTATTTACATGTCAAAACGCTCAAACCCAAACGTAGCAACAAGCCTTTACAACAGCTGCAGCCTGATAGTCAATTTTGAAAATCCAACAGTTTAATTATAAGGCACCAGGTGCATAGCATGTACCTTCTACTAGTTAACTTATATGTATCTATCAATTGATGTTTATCATCTCCCCGCAAAAATAATAATTGATGTTCATCATCATGAATACAATGATGAATATACATCAATTCTTTTGTGCAGTGTTCACGATACTATTGTTTAAGATCTTGCTAGCTTCATTCATAGTCTATCAATTTGTTGTTGAAATTTCCCCACAAAAAAacttgttgttgaaattattatGTCGCATCTAACTACTGCACTTTTTCAAGATGATTAGGAGATTTACCAACCTACTTATGAACATGCTATATTCCAAGGATCACTTAGGTTTATGTTAGTTTCTATTTTTGTTTGTGAGCTTTGAGTTATCTAACAATCCAACCATATAGTTTTTTTAACAGATTTGTTTTAGTTGTGGACGGCATATATACCACTACGGAAAAGTATATTGATGACCACGTTAAAATGATATATGGGAGATTTGCTTGAAGAGGAAAAGATATAAAACTATCTTGGTTTGCATGGATAGAAATAAGAAAGTGATGTATTAGATTTGAATTGCTTGCTGGTCTTGGATAGTGTTATAGTTGAGTTGATTAGTGACTCGCATAGCTAAATTCTCCATTTGTGATCTCATGTTTCATAATAGTAATACATAACCAGAATCCAAGAGGTATATATATGCTTTAAAAGATATTATGTGAACTAATGATTGTCTATAAATGATCTTCATACAAATAGCATTCTCTGGAAGAAACTAGAACAAAATGGGCACTATCCCTTTCTAGGatgcagaaggattttcaaggaTGAACTATATATATTTGCTACTCCATAAGCCAAGAGGACCTCTTATGGTCAACTCAGTAGTTGGGTGATCAGATTCTTGTAACTATTTAGCTTTAAGTAAACCAATAATCATATGCACTATATTCTGACCTATAGTTTCACGTGAAAAAGGGGTAGTGTCCTATCTATATCAGTTACTCCAATGTACTTATTTCTTAAGTCTCAGTGAAATATTAAATTAAAGTGTTTCACATCAATATATGAAAGTTCTGTTTCTGAATAAACATTGGCATTCTTTGCCTTAGTAATTAACTTACTTTGTTGACTAAatgtatttttcttatttttcatAGATGCACGCACAGATTTCaaccactggtagaaaaagggtctgttgtcccggttcgtaagggccttttgtcctggttctggaaccgggactaaagggtcggtactaattgcctgtccctttagtcccggttcaatccagaaccgggacagatgggcctccacgtggcctgtgcgcggagcccaggcaggagaccctttggtcccggttggtggcaccaaccgggaccaataggcatccacgcgtcagcatttctgtggttggggtttttgttttttttgaagggggggggtttgggggttttggggaggttaatttaggtgtttcatatattgtgttagctagctataattaatagagagaagtgtcctctcttatgtccgtgcttggtcgacgctacgtactatacatacgtatagagaggactagacacgctagctagctagtaagcaaacgaaggaaacagaagatcgtcatgaacatatatgcatacagagagaagtgatatcgaccacctctccttctccgagagattggtcgaacaacaagttctcgtatatctatccgacactaccggctacatatatacaataattatctcttacaaatataatcatacggactcagggtccacatagtattctccgtcttcagggatcacatggttaagaaagaatgccgccaattcctcttgaattgctcgcatgcgagctggtgctaggagttcatcccgcttccgaaacatctaatttaaagaagagggtcaatacatatatatatatatatgaatgaatgaaactcaacacaaatgatggtaataaaataaaattgtgaatgttgttatttacgtactttatattgttcgtcagtgtagccccgctcacaggtcgtatggcggatggactcgcaaacgtagtatccacagaaatcattcccttgatcctgccacaaccactttacaagaaatagaggtcaatcaaactgataagcaagaatgccaaatggtattgatgaaactagcgcttgaatgactagtagatgcgcgaAACATGCTACTacagtacttactttcgggtgtctaaattgcagctccttcgacagtcccggagcttttctggtgaattttctccaaaccctgccggacaaaaaaaacaattacttgatatattaggaaatgaacaaagttgctgatatggtggataatgatcgatttaacttacttctcgagtatttgagtcatgtctgcatagtcctggggatcttttcgtcttgagtctaagatggttactagtccctgctcaagcttaatctctaggagaatatagtggaaactgcacacgcatgcataactcatcaattacattactataaccttgactaatatataacggaaaccgaatacgcacaagacagtaacactcacttgaagttgtaaggaaagagtattatatctttgttttcatttattaccaacgatcgtagcaagttggcctcggtagctacggcatgaaatttaacctgagttgcatctgtgagatatgtgttaatgaacccaatatcaccgacttgtcttttcttcaattcggcgatcttcaatctgcataatatagtgaggatgattataaatacatgcaatgaaagagctgagctatatagagagacttaatggcagaagtagtactacttacagacagtagcaggcgaccgttgttttatcgagggccaattgattgaaaaactgatagaactcctcaaatggaacaggcaacagttcaattccaacgaggtcatgctcctttttaactttcacatacaaagtactcctccccccagagtctctacagattttcaagtaccaatcatgcaatcttcgcatcatcgttgatagagatctttcatctttgacgagaggcatcccgtactcgtatctttgtatctgcacctccatgggttcataatgtacatcgtcgggcaggtaatctgcaagattgctataaccgggcaccattctcggatcattagcgatgttgtggctaggcaccttgagcggggggcatgattgcttcgcttgttcgccgagctgggcaatttgtttcccagctcgtcgttctttcagcctttgatcactgacagtacttcccgaccgctccacttcggcaaattcctttccaataatgcgctcatagtttcctttcggcggagacttgggtggttttgtcagggcagccagagtgcgcttcactttcaccggatctaccttctcctccggaagtggatgtctctttgctttcaacccttgaaaccagtcatccacttcggttcgtgcgatctcggcgttctcctccggggtcctctcgtatggtaacttctccggagtcttcagagaaggaccgaatctgtatgtcctcccgcctctggctgtactgctagacgccggccgagcagatggagcggttgtcttctttacttgcttacgaggcggaggagaaggactacgacgcgccggagcagccggagcggcggcaggtctcttccgcccttgctgacgaggcggagaaggaggaggctggttGCTTGGGCGCATCGgtgcaggcggagaaggaggcggagtgccgccacgcgctggagaaggagccggtcgagtgccctgatcgtcactcgccggaggaggaggcagtggaggaggcagagtgccctgactcgccagaggaggaggcggtggaggaggcggagtgccctgacttgtcggaggaggaggaggaggcggaggcgtccagttcggaaggttgatgagctccttccgccataggcatggagtcttcagagcagaccccagcctagtctccccttcaccggtagggtggtcaagctggtggtcctcaaatccctccgttatttcatccaccatcaccctagcatatccttctagaatcggccggcagtgaaaagttgcgccgggttcagtaggataaacagagccaacagccgccttgaccttcaaattcatccattgcgtcataaggtggcaattttgagactccgtgatagcatccacgggatagctggcaggagccgtcaaggcatgctccggctgaagtagctcggtggaagccacgctgcttctccgctgagatggcggggtagcttagggggaagcttcggcagtacgtttgctgtgatttgcttctcgttcctctatcgcttgtacccttgtttgcagcgcctgcatttgggtctgctgcacttttttcctccactcatgggatttgtaaccgcctgcgtccggaaacccaaccttccacggaatggagcctggcgtgcctcgtgtccgtccagggtgctcaggattcccgagggccattgtgagctcgtcgttctctctttCTGGAAAAAACGTCCCTtactgcgctgcttcgatatagtgctgaagcttcctgactggtatgtccatttgatcgttcgtccagatgcacttccctgttacagggtccaaggttccgccagccccgaagaaccaagtccggcaacgatctggccagttaattgtctctggttcgatccctttatcaaccagatcattctcagtcttggcccacttaggccgggctacgaggtagccacctgaccccgtgcgatggtgatgcttctgcttcgcagcattttgcttgtttgtcgccgacatcttcttactcttttccgatgtcttgtgggccacaaatgcgggccagtgatctctgatcttctcatatctgcccttgaattctggtgtctcattattttcgacaaacttattcagctctttcttccacctcctgaatagttctgccatcctcttaagagtaaaagacttgattaattgctctttaactggcttctctggattatcctctagcggtagggtgaaatttgacttcagctcagtccaaagatcatttttctgcatatcattgacataagacacctcagggtcttctgtagccggcttaaaccattgctggatgctgatcgggatcttgtccctaaccaaaaccccgcaccgagcaacaaatgcgctctttgtccggaggggttcaatcggttggccgtcgggcgcgattgctatgatctcaaactttgcatccgagctcaact from Triticum urartu cultivar G1812 chromosome 3, Tu2.1, whole genome shotgun sequence encodes:
- the LOC125542491 gene encoding AP2/ERF and B3 domain-containing protein Os01g0141000-like isoform X2, translated to MGVEILSSTVEHSSQYSSSASTATTESGAAGRSPMALSLPVVIADESVTSRSTSAQLASSRFKGVVPQPNGRWGAQIYERHARVWLGTFPDQDLAARAYDVAALRYRGRDAATNFPCAAAEAELAFLAAHSKAEIVDMLRKHTYADELRQGLRRGRGMGVRAQPTPSWAREPLFEKAVTPSDVGKLNRLVVPKQHAEKHFPLKRTPETTTTTGNGVLLNFEDGEGKVWRFRYSYWNSSQSYVLTKGWSRFVREKDLAAGDSIMFSCSAYGQEKQFFIDCKKNTTVDGGKSASPLPVVETAKGEQIRVVRLFGVDIAGVKRGRAATAEQGPPELFQRQCVTHGKKNWALNCLLALDCVTIDSLVQLYA
- the LOC125542491 gene encoding AP2/ERF and B3 domain-containing protein Os01g0141000-like isoform X1 → MGVEILSSTVEHSSQYSSSASTATTESGAAGRSPMALSLPVVIADESVTSRSTSAQLASSRFKGVVPQPNGRWGAQIYERHARVWLGTFPDQDLAARAYDVAALRYRGRDAATNFPCAAAEAELAFLAAHSKAEIVDMLRKHTYADELRQGLRRGRGMGVRAQPTPSWAREPLFEKAVTPSDVGKLNRLVVPKQHAEKHFPLKRTPETTTTTGNGVLLNFEDGEGKVWRFRYSYWNSSQSYVLTKGWSRFVREKDLAAGDSIMFSCSAYGQEKQFFIDCKKNTTVDGGKSASPLPVVETAKGEQIRVVRLFGVDIAGVKRGRAATAEQGPPELFQRQCVTHGWISTVYQYQTQLIQRLMFLQFALYGYMPKHCQSGSF